A stretch of Acidobacteriota bacterium DNA encodes these proteins:
- the ccoG gene encoding cytochrome c oxidase accessory protein CcoG, whose translation MSATGPSASGKPSSGAAAQRRPDLDTLYSINADGSRNYLHPADVSGRWQKRQTYIWAVLIAIYAGLPWITIGGHPAIHIDLAARHAYLFGLTFTNQDFFLMFFLVTGGGFALFVTTALFGRVWCGFACPQTVFMEGVIRKIERWIEGPRTTRIRRNEGPWTFDKAWRKITKNVVFLLIAYLVAHIFLSYFIPIRELLGVVQRHPGEHMLAFGWTMFFTLIFFIDFAWFREQTCLIICPYGRLQSALIDEDTIIVGYDAERGEPRSKKKNEGGDCIDCFRCVAVCPTGIDIRNGLQMECLGCTRCIDACDDIMRKVGKPEGLVRYDSQRAFEGGPKASLARPRVFLYAILALIGVAVATVTIAGRDPFQANVLRARGVPYTLEGERIRNLYSIHLQNKTDEPLTLEIEGDTTAKPSIEFLIPQPSVALQPLEDHEAPVFVYLGREDFDSSFPLELVVTDPETGESKHLTVTFRGP comes from the coding sequence CTACCTGCACCCCGCGGATGTTTCCGGCCGTTGGCAGAAACGCCAGACCTACATCTGGGCGGTGCTCATCGCGATCTACGCCGGGCTGCCCTGGATCACCATCGGCGGCCACCCCGCCATCCACATCGACCTGGCGGCGCGCCACGCCTACCTCTTCGGCCTGACCTTCACCAATCAGGATTTCTTCCTGATGTTCTTCCTGGTCACCGGCGGCGGCTTCGCCCTCTTCGTCACCACCGCTCTCTTCGGCCGGGTGTGGTGCGGCTTTGCCTGCCCCCAGACGGTGTTCATGGAGGGCGTGATCCGCAAGATCGAGCGCTGGATCGAAGGCCCCCGCACCACCCGCATCCGGCGCAATGAGGGGCCCTGGACCTTCGACAAGGCCTGGCGCAAGATCACCAAGAACGTGGTCTTCCTGCTCATCGCCTACCTGGTGGCCCACATCTTCCTGTCCTACTTCATCCCCATCCGCGAGCTCCTCGGGGTGGTCCAGCGCCACCCCGGCGAACATATGCTCGCCTTCGGCTGGACGATGTTCTTCACCCTCATCTTCTTCATCGATTTCGCCTGGTTTCGGGAGCAGACCTGCCTGATCATCTGCCCCTACGGCCGGCTGCAATCCGCCCTCATCGACGAGGACACCATCATCGTCGGCTACGACGCCGAGCGCGGCGAGCCGCGGTCCAAAAAGAAGAACGAGGGGGGAGACTGCATCGACTGCTTCCGCTGCGTCGCCGTCTGCCCCACCGGCATCGACATCCGCAACGGTCTACAGATGGAATGCCTCGGCTGCACCCGCTGCATCGACGCCTGCGACGACATCATGCGCAAGGTCGGCAAGCCCGAAGGCCTGGTGCGCTACGACTCCCAGCGCGCGTTCGAGGGCGGCCCCAAAGCCTCGCTGGCGCGGCCGCGGGTCTTTCTCTACGCCATTCTCGCCCTCATCGGCGTGGCGGTGGCCACCGTCACCATCGCCGGCCGCGATCCCTTCCAGGCCAACGTCCTGAGAGCCCGCGGCGTGCCCTACACCCTCGAGGGCGAGCGCATCCGCAATCTCTACTCGATCCACCTCCAGAACAAGACCGACGAGCCCTTGACCCTGGAGATCGAGGGCGACACCACCGCCAAGCCGAGCATCGAGTTCCTCATCCCCCAGCCCAGCGTCGCGCTGCAGCCTCTGGAGGATCACGAAGCTCCGGTTTTCGTCTATCTAGGCCGGGAAGATTTCGACAGCTCCTTCCCCCTGGAGCTCGTCGTGACGGATCCGGAGACGGGGGAGAGCAAACACCTCACGGTGACCTTCCGAGGCCCATGA
- a CDS encoding GNAT family N-acetyltransferase — MPAPDYTQITFQRLPEVSPDALIALMNDPDVRRHLPLARGHFGVSDCERFVAAKEQMWKEAGYGPWAFVLEGELVGWGGLQPEGDDADVGMVLHRAHWGAGRVLYERILDYAFRELGLESVIALLPTSRTRVAALRRLGFREDGQALIGEEPFNRYRLLRRDRRR; from the coding sequence ATGCCCGCCCCCGACTACACCCAAATCACCTTCCAGCGCCTCCCCGAGGTCAGCCCGGACGCTCTCATCGCGCTGATGAACGATCCCGACGTCCGCCGGCATCTGCCGCTAGCCCGAGGACACTTTGGAGTGTCCGATTGTGAGCGCTTTGTAGCTGCGAAAGAGCAGATGTGGAAAGAAGCGGGGTATGGGCCCTGGGCGTTTGTTCTCGAGGGGGAGCTCGTAGGCTGGGGTGGTTTGCAGCCGGAGGGGGACGATGCGGACGTGGGGATGGTGCTGCATCGGGCCCATTGGGGGGCGGGCAGGGTTCTCTACGAACGGATTCTGGACTATGCCTTCAGGGAGCTGGGACTGGAGTCCGTGATCGCGCTACTTCCCACCAGCCGAACGCGAGTCGCTGCTCTGCGGCGTCTCGGCTTCCGGGAGGACGGCCAAGCCCTGATTGGCGAAGAGCCGTTCAACCGGTACCGCCTGCTGCGGAGGGATCGGAGGCGGTAG